The region TGACAAGAAGGACAATCAACTTAAGAATCTTTAATGCAACGTTCAATTTTATAATTTTCGAATAAATAACAATTCATCCTTTAAAAACGACAGTTGGGTAACTATAAATTTTAAAAGAGAGTAAACTGAAATACTTTTGAATTGTAATTAAACAGTTTCAATCATCAAAACAATCATCAACTATTAAAACTAATTATTATGACAAAAATGATCACCTCAATTGCATTATTTGTGTGCAGCTTATTATCAGCTCAAGGACAATTTGAACAAGGAATGGGAAAAGCTTTCGGACTTTGGAAAGAAGGAAAAACAACTGAAGCCTCTGATTTATTCGAAAGAATTGCAGCGGCCGAAAAAAGCAGTTGGCTACCCAATTATTATGTGGCATTAGTAAATACAACGACTGCTTTTGGAACTTCTGACAAAGAAAAAATCAGTTTATTGCTTTCCAAAGCACAAAATGCCTTGGATGTGGAATTGCTAAAAGACACCAATAATGCCGAATTGTATGTTATGCAAGCCATGATAAATACAGCCTGGATTGTTGCTGATCCCATGGTAAACGGAATGAAATTATCTGGAAAAGTAATGGAATTGTATACCAAAGCCGAAGCGCTTGCCCCGGATAATCCCAGGGTTGTTTTCTCTAAAGCCGATTTCCAAATCAATGGGGCCAAGTGGACTGGAGCAGATACTAAACCTTTATGCGCGCAACTGGAGAAAGCTATTGGACTTTTTGCTACTTTTAAACCAGAAAATGCTTTTTCTCCAAAATGGGGATTAGACAGAGCAACGGCAGCATTAAAAAACTGTAAGTAAAACTAGAAAAAAAGCAAGATTGTAGAAAGTCTTTACCTAATCTTCAAGTCAATCTAAAAGAAATAAAATGAATAAACTGATAAAAGAATTTCCAAGAGCTTTGTTTATTTCGCTGGCGATATTCATCGCTTTAACAATAATTCACGTTATCAATGGAGGACAAATAACTTTTGACAATCATTTAAAGGTAAATTTTGCCTACACCATGCTGTACAGTTTGTTATTGTATTATGTAAATGCAGCACTTTTTATGTTTTTAGATTCAATATTTAAAAATAACCGCTATGTGCTCAATAGACTGGTGATTGGTTTTTTTAGTTCATTTGTGCTTTCTTTATTTACAATTTTTTTGCTTAGAATTTTTGAAGATGTACTAATAGAAAAAAACACTTTGGAGGCTTTTTTAAGAGACGAAAAACCGGCCAATTATCTTGTTCCGTCAATTGTTAGCTTTGTAGTTTTATTAGGAATTCATGCGCTGTTTTTCTATAAGGCGTACAATGAAAACAAGGTCAAAGAGCAAAAAATTATTGCGGGAACGGCTTCGGCAAAGTTTGAAAGTTTAAAAAACCAGATTGATCCTCATTTTCTTTTCAATAGTTTGAACGTGCTGAGTTCCTTAATTGAAGAAAACCCTGATAATGCACAAAAATTTACCACTTCATTATCTAAGATTTATCGCTACGTATTAGAACAAAAAGACAAGGAATTAGTTTCGGTTGAAGAAGAATTGGCTTTCGCCAAAACCTATATGAATTTATTAAAAATGCGTTTTGAAAACAGCTTGTTTTATGAACTTCCGGATCAAATTCTAAATCCTGAAGCCAAGGTGGTGTCGTTATCATTACAGCTTTTGTTAGAAAACACCGTCAAGCATAACGTAGTTAGCGAACAAAGGCCTTTGCATATTAGAATTTTTATAAAAGAAGGCTATCTGGTTGTTGAGAATGATTTTCAAAAGAAAGAAGTCCTGCAAGACCGTCAAGGCGTTGGTCTTCAAAACATCATCAATCGTTATGGTATCATTACGAATCGAAAAGTATTGATAGCACAAAACGAAAATACTTTTACAGTCAGAATCCCTATTTTGACCAAACAAATTGCAGTTATGGAAACAGTCAATTATAAAGAGAAAAACGCTTATTATAGAGCTCAAAAAAGAGTAGAAGAATTGAAAAAATTTTATATGAGTTTGATTTCTTATTGCTTTGTCATCCCAATTTTAATTTTTATTAATCTTAAATATTCCCCGCAATTTCAGTGGTTTTGGTTTTCGGCAGCCGGTTGGGGTTTTGGATTAATTATGCATGCTTTTAAAGTTTTTGGTTACAGTTCCAATTGGGAGGAAAGAAAAATTAAAGAGATTTTACAGAAAGAAGATCATAAACAAAGTTGGAAATAATCATGGAAAATACTAATTATAGAGATGAAGAGCGCTATCAGAAAGCCCAAAAAAGAGTAAATGAAATCAAGGGATTTTATGGGAATTTAATTTCTTATATCGTGGTGAATTTGGGTTTTTTGGCAATCAATCTGCTGACTTCACCAGGACATTTATGGTTTTATTGGCCTATGTTGGGTTGGGGAATTGGAGTCCTTTTTCATGGGATGAAAGTTTTTGATTGCATGCC is a window of Flavobacterium acetivorans DNA encoding:
- a CDS encoding 2TM domain-containing protein — encoded protein: MENTNYRDEERYQKAQKRVNEIKGFYGNLISYIVVNLGFLAINLLTSPGHLWFYWPMLGWGIGVLFHGMKVFDCMPFFGKDWEEQKIKEFMEKEKRKNENWE
- a CDS encoding histidine kinase, whose protein sequence is MNKLIKEFPRALFISLAIFIALTIIHVINGGQITFDNHLKVNFAYTMLYSLLLYYVNAALFMFLDSIFKNNRYVLNRLVIGFFSSFVLSLFTIFLLRIFEDVLIEKNTLEAFLRDEKPANYLVPSIVSFVVLLGIHALFFYKAYNENKVKEQKIIAGTASAKFESLKNQIDPHFLFNSLNVLSSLIEENPDNAQKFTTSLSKIYRYVLEQKDKELVSVEEELAFAKTYMNLLKMRFENSLFYELPDQILNPEAKVVSLSLQLLLENTVKHNVVSEQRPLHIRIFIKEGYLVVENDFQKKEVLQDRQGVGLQNIINRYGIITNRKVLIAQNENTFTVRIPILTKQIAVMETVNYKEKNAYYRAQKRVEELKKFYMSLISYCFVIPILIFINLKYSPQFQWFWFSAAGWGFGLIMHAFKVFGYSSNWEERKIKEILQKEDHKQSWK